CACTTTGTACTAGCTGCATGACCTGAGGCCACTGTGTCATGTTTCTGGGGCTCCCTTCCTTCATCTGCAAATTGGGGGCCACAATATTGACCTCCAGGGGATTATGTGTGTTGTGTTCAATGTATAAAGAAGTTAACCTGTACAAATGCAGTGCCTAGGACAAAATAGGTGCTTCTTGGTTTCCTCCTACCCTGCTGTACTCTCCCCTGCAGCTCTAGCCATCCCCTGCTGACTTTAGAGGAGGGGGTGAGCAGAGAGGGTGGGGGAGGCTGCTACAAAGGGCTTTCCTCTGTCCATGAAGTAGTGGAGGGATGAAATGAAGGCTTCTGAGAAAGACAATGAAGGCGAGCTGTAGAGACCTGGTCAGGAGGCCTGGGGTGCTCAGAAACTCAcacttcccctccccagccctcaaCGGTGTTACCTATGATGTGAGGGGTTGGCTCTAGGTGGCCACCGAGGTATCCCCCTTTCCAGCTCTGATACTCTGTGCATCTTGCCCCAGTCTCCACCCGGAATTCACAAAATGAAGGCCAGGAGTGGAGCCGTGGTCCTCGGGAGAGACAGGAGGCCTGGGCCTGGAGGGAAGGAGTGGTGCTGAGGAGGCGTGAGAacagggggtggggaagggactTGGCAAGAAAGAAAAGGGCACACACTGCGCAGGGCAGGGACTGAGggcgggggagagagagaaaggcacaGCTCTCTAGTCCCCCAACCCCCCAGTCCCACCACCTCTGCCCTGGAGTGCTCGCTCCAGCCCCAGCAGGCCTGGGGCAGTGAAGCCCAGAGCCCCCgaccctcccctcctccttgccTCCAGTGAGAGCCGCTGCGTGAATTATGGATGAGCTCCTTGGGTTACAGCTGCTTTGCACGGCAGTGGCAAGGGCCAGAAATGGCAACAGAGTCACTGTTATGCAGCAGCTGTTATGGAGGAGCCCCCAGCACGGGGTCGCTCTTCAGAGAGCCTGCAGGGACCACTATCATGGGCTGGGGGAGGTGAGCCCTGGTTGGGGGAGACATGGGAACAAGACGGAAGGAGAgtggggaaagagaagagaagtagTCTAATGTGGGCAGGTGGGGAGCAGGAGAGtctagggagagaaagaggagtagGCACCCTTGCCAGCTCCTGCAGAGTTTACCTTCAAGGCCGGAAGGAACCCTGATGCCAGGGGAATGGGCCTTGCCTCTGGGGCAAGGCCTTGCCTCTGAGATTGCACatccttccctctgtctctcctggGGCAGCGGTCAGTCCGGAGGCTGGGGGAAAGCTCTGTAATCCTCCAGGGGCTAGCGGCCATCAGGGCTCACACTCTGGTGAGCTTGTGGATAAGGGGTAGGATTAAGGGATCAGAGAAGGATTTGGCTTCTTTTGGTGTCAAGTCCTTAGGGAAGTGGAGATCAGAGGGTGACTCTGACAGGAAGGGAAGTGCCCTGGCTGGGCATCAAGAGACTTTTCTGGCCCTTTCCCTGCCAAcactttgctgtgtgaccttgggtaagtcgcTTGCTCTCTCTGAGCTCCAATCATCACCTCAGTAGAACAGATGCTTGAACCAGAGGAATCGAGGGGACCTTTCCGGCTTTGAAATCTCCAGTTCTAAGCCCCAAACCTCAACCCTCATGAAACCCACTCAGGGTCCCCACTGTGCTTCCACACTCCACCTCTGCCTGGTTCAGATGAGGGGTGAGAGACATTGCTCCTCCACCCCACGTGGGTCTGAGAAACTCGGGAGGAGAAAGTAATCGTGAAACGCCGCACGGGGGAGGGGTGAGAAGGGCCGAGAAACGCGGAGGTGGTGTGAACGAATGGAACAGCAGCCGCTGTGTCACTGAGTATTACATCACGCCCAGCCTACACACGCACGGGGCCCGGCGCTCACACACACGCGGAGGACAGCCAGCACGCACCGACGCAGCACCGACGCAGCGCCAGGAGGGGCCGGGGACACTCACGGTGGGGCCCAAAAGCGAGGAGCGGCACACTGGGAGTGTGGATCTTCCACCCGGCACCTGTGTGCTCCCCCCTCTGGAGGAGGAACACCAGGGCAGCTGGGATGCCAGCGCCACACTCGGGGCCTGTCAGTCCCATGCGTGCACACCTGGCTCAGCAGCACTGCATTTGGTGAGCACCTGGCTCACGCCACTACCCAAAAtcacagatacatacacacattcacacacacggCAACCTCAGGAGCGTGACACATCACACACAAAACCACCACTAAGCATGTGCAATTCGTAGCCTTGGAGACCCCACACTCAAAATCACCAACCCCTCAGTCTCTCCCAGGGTCTCTGAACCCCAAGGAGCCCCAGGATGTCAGAGTGCAGAAACAAGTCTTCCTCCCCTCTGCCTTCAAAAGCCTAGGACGTTGCTTGAAGCAGAAGGTGTTCAGTCACTGTGTGCCCAGGGAATGACTGCCTGGCTTTGGGGGTGCAGGCTCCCTTTTTCCCCAGGCAAAACTGCCAGAAGAAAATCCCAGGAGTCACCTGGAAATCATAAGAAAGTGTAGAGGTCAAGCTAGTTCCGGCCTAGAACTTTATCAGCTATAGTGACGGCAAAGGCCAGGGATGATGGGAGGCCCTGCACCCCTATTAAAATATGAGTACAGACACCTGCACTCCACTCTCTAGCCCCCAGGCTCTCTGGGCCTGCTTTTCCATCAGTATCATAATAAGGATGGATCATATCCAACCTTCAAAAGTtactttggggggaaaaaaaaaaaagctttggctGGATGCGGTAgcttatgcctgaaatcccaacactttgggaggccaaggtgggaggattgtttgagaccaggagtttgagaccagactgagcaacatagcaagaccccatgcctacaatttttttttttttttttttttttttttttgagacagagtctcgctgtgtcacccaggctggagtgcagtggtgcgatctcggctcactgcaagctccgcctcccgggttcacaccattatcgtgtctcagcctcccaagtagctgggactacaggcgcccgccaccatgcccggctaaatttttttttgtatttttagtagagacggggtttcactgtgttagccaggatggtctcgatctcctgacctcatgatccacccgcctcagactcccaaagtgctgggattacaggcttgagccaccgcgcccggccaaaaatttttttaaaattagctgggtgcagtggcacgggcctgtggtcccagctcctcaggaagctgaggcaggaggattgcttgagcccaagtgatccaagttgcaataagctgtgatcgtaccactgcactccagcctgggcgatggagcaagaccctgtctccagaagaaaaaaagaaaaaagtttttaagtaaCTGCGAATGAGGAGAGCCTGGggtgtaaaatgcagattcccaggctgTCCCCCCAGGAATTCTGCATAGTTCCTAGGACTGGCTGGTGGCCTCACTTAGAGACCCAACCCTTAAGGCCCCTCCCGGCACAAAGAGGCTCTGACTCTGCAAGGGCGAAAAGTACAGGAAAGTAAGGGCACTGGGCACCAGTGGGCTGGCAAGACCAGACCCCAGAGTGAGTCCATTTCACATGGGCCTCAGATCTCCAAAGGGTCCCAAGTTACTTCCAGTCATTCTCCAATGGGGTGACTttgccccccaggggacatttggcaatgtctggagacattttggttgtcacaactggaggcagggtgctgctggcatctagtgggtagaagacagagatgctgctaaatgCCTTATATAGGGCTGCCCCCACAACGAGGAACTATCCGGCCCAACTGTCAATACTGAGGCAGAGAAACCCTGACGTTAGTCTTTTGACATTAATCTCTAGACAAGGTCAAACATGCAATAGTGAAAACAGGAATGAAGAGATGATCATTCTTCAACCAATTTGCAGTGCTTTCTACAATGGCCTTTTGgcgttattttttaatatatgagaAGCCTCAGAAAGTGGAAGTGGCCAGGCCACTTCAGGCTATAACGTTGTCCCCTGAGCCCCCAGACATGGGAGCACCAGGGCTCtaggcctttatttttattttttaatttttcccctgaaacagggtcttgttgtgttgcccaggctggagtgcaagggtgtgatcattgctcactacagcctcaaactcctgggttcaagcgatcctcctgcctcagcctcccaagtagttgggactacaggcacatgccaccatgcctggctaattttttttttttttttgtaaagacagggatctccctatgttgcccagaatagtctcaaactcctggcctcaagcaatcctcctgccttggcctcccaaagtgctgggattacaggtgtgagccaccatattcAGCCGGGTCTAGGCCTTTTACCAAGTTGGGCGGCTGGCCCCCAGCTGGCACTCCTGCCCTGGAAGCCCACCTAGTAAGTTCTGCTTCCCCTCCCCACAgctcccgcctcggcctgcctCCTGCTGATgctcctggccctgcccctggcGGCCCCCAGCTGCCCCATGCTCTGCACCTGCTACTCATCCCCGCCCACCGTGAGCTGCCAGGCCAACAACTTCTCCTCTGTGCCGCTGTCCCTGCCACCCAGCACTCAGCGACTCTTCCTGCAGAACAACCTCATCCGCACGCTGCGGCCAGGCACCTTTGGGTCCAACCTGCTCACCCTGTGGCTCTTCTCCAACAACCTCTCCACCATCTACCCGGGCACTTTCCGCCACTTGCAAGCACTGGAGGAGCTGGACCTCGGTGACAACCGGCACCTGCGCTCGCTGGAGCCCGACACCTTCCAGGGCCTGGAGCGGCTGCAGTCGCTGCATTTGTACCGCTGCCAGCTCAGCAGCCTGCCCGGCAACATCTTCCGAGGCCTGGTCAGCCTGCAGTACCTCTACCTCCAGGAGAACAGCCTGCTCCACCTACAGGTGagcctgccctgcccccaccctcagcCCCTTTCTGGTTTCCTCTCTCTGTGGGCCCCTCTGCTCCCCGACCCTGGCGTGcgtccctcctctctccccaggccacccttcctgcctcagcatctccatttctctctgtctctgtctcttttctctcttacATTCTCCAGGGGCTTTACTTTTTCCCTTCTGTCTCTCTACCTGTTTAGGTCCCTTgctgttcctctctctctctctccctctaacTCCACAACCTTcacctctctgcctctgcctgtctgtctgtctatccctTTCCATCCATCACTGCCTCTCTCACTAACTTGCCTCCCCCATCTGTCTTCTGCCTCTTCTGTCTGTCTCCCTTCACACACCCACTCCGCATACACCCCCATGTCTGTCTGCGTGTGTGTATCTGTCTCTTTCTGTGATCTCACGTGTTTGCCTTCAGGGCACTCTGCCTTCCCCCAGGGTCCCCTGCCCAAAGGCCTTTGCAGCTGTTTTTCTCACCCACCCTCAAGTCTGCCCACATCACGGGGAAGtagagagagaaggcagagccACAGCCACTGGCATCCCACAGAAAGTTGCGCTTCTCTCCAATTCACTGGGCAATGGGACGGGAGAAGCCCACACCCCTTCTAGATTCCCGTTTTCCAAACCTGTCATCTCAAtgcaggggaagaaagaaaagggtaaATCTCTGTTATGCAGCTGGAGAATGGATGCTCTGAAAATGGAAGGAATACCAGTAATTGttattcattgttattattattgatctAATTATTGTTTATTGTTGTTATGCTGACTGTTTGACACGCAAATCATCCCACTCCATTTCCCCAGGAAGCAATAACACACCCTCCAAACCACCCTGAGAGAAAATCTTCCCTTGGCTACAGAGCCTCCGGCTGGAAGGGGGTGAGAATATCCAAATTCTGCCCTCTCCCTACTTGAACCTAGAACGTGCTTCCTCTGCCTCATCCAGGGCTAGTGCCTAACTAGTTATCAATCTGCTAGTTGGAAAATCAGGTCAGTGCTGATGATgctaatgataataacaatagcCATAACAACCTAACAAACATACTGAGCACCCACTACGAGCTAGATGCTAAGAATACAGTAGTGAACAGAACAGACCAAACCCCCTGCCTTCACAGAGATACCATTCCCATGAGGAGGGAAAGAAGTAAAATGCATGgtatattggaaaaaaatatgtCTTATATTATTCTTATTGTTGCCTAAATAGTGACAGTAATAGCAGTAGCCGCCACCACTTAGTGGGTACACAGGGTCAGCCACAGTGCCAAGCACTTTATAGGTATCCACTCTGCCATTTACAAGCgtgtgacattttttttttttaacctcctcagacctcagttttctcatctgtacaatggggtaGCAAGAGCACCCATCTCCTAGGGATTTTGAAAGCATTAAATGCATGAAtaatttgtaaagcacttagaatagtgcttggcatacggtaagtgctatataaatgcttgttaaaatactattttaaaaaaagaaacgaGCCTTATTTAACATTGGTTTCAGTGAAGTGGCCCAACTTGGACTCCATCCTGAAGATGTGGGTCAACTTCAAGGATTATACTAAGGTCATGAGTGAGTCCCAGAAATTGCACCTCACAGTTTATGAAGTGCACTCAGCCACCTCATCTCATTTCTACAGCCCAGTTGGGAGATTATTTTCACCTCCTTGTTAACAATGGAGAAGCTGAGGCTGGGGGCCCTGAAGACCCTATAGAGATATAGTCACCTCCAATCATAAATCTTTTCAACCATTGTCGGTGTGACCGGAGGCTTATGTCTTCTCACCATCATGTAGAGCCTCACAACAACCTGGTGATAGGGACAGTTAGGGGCACTAGGGACATGGGATGAATGTTCCTGAGGCCACACACCCAGGAAGAGCTGGCGCTTGAACCTCATGGTCTGGCTACAAGGGGACAGTACTCTGGAGTACAATTGAGCAGGCTCATTTTTGAAAGCACACAGTTTGGACTCAGCaagacctaggttcaaatcctggctcctaTATatatgactttggacaaattacttaacctctctcagtctccatttcctcatctctaaaatggcaATCAGGATAGTACttaataataatctttttttgttgtttttttttttttttttttgagacaacgtcctgctctatcgcccaggctggagtgcggtagtgcgatctcagctcactgcaacctctgcctcccaggctcaagtgattttcctgcctcagcctcctgagtaactaagattacaggcatgtgtcactacacccagctattttttgtatttttagtagagacgggtttcaccatgttggccaggctggtcttgaactcctgacctcaggtgatccactcacctcggcctcccaaagtgctgggattacaggtgtgagccaccatgcccagccaataataaTCCTTATTTAAGAAGTTTTGTAAGGATTAAAATGTAAGGCATTTAGCACAAGGATTAAAATGTAAGGCATTTAGCACATATGGGcactataataataattactactactactactactactaatactgAGATCAAATACTACTACAAATTGATCATGCATTTAATGCTTTCAAAATCTCCTTATCAATATATATTAGTTATTTAGGAGGAATTTGGAGTCAGAGGGCCTGAGCTTGAATCCCCAATCTACTATTTTCTGACTTATTTAACTTTAGGCAGGTTGCTAaccctctctgaacctcacttACTTTATCTGCAAACTgggaataatgaaaataatacctTCCACCAAGAATAGCTGTAAATAGGAAACGAGTTAGTGTATAGAAAGCCCATAGttcaggcctggtgtggtggctcatgtctgcaatcccagcacttcgggaggccaaggtgggtggatcacttgaagtcaggagtttgagaccagcatggccaacatggtgaaaccccgtttctactaaaaatacaaaaattaggcaggcgggGTGGCAGGTGTcagtaatcccagccactagggaggctaaggcaggagaatcacttgaacctgggaggtggaggttgcagtgagctgagatcatgctactatactccagcctgggtgacagagcaagactctgtctcaaaaaagaaaaaaaaaaaagcccatagtTCAGTGCTGAAGAAATCATGTTATTATGACCCCATCCTCCATTGACTCTCAGGCCAAGAACAGCAATCAGGACCTGAGGTCAGCAAAGGCTTGGGCAGAGGGGACCTCAGGTGGACATTGGGGTCTTCTGAAATGGGAAGTGTTTGTTCTCTACGCCCCTGGCATGAATGGTACCAGGCATCATGGGAAGGAAGCAACTTCACACCTGGCCTTTTATAGAGGAGATGGAAAACACAGCCTCTGCCTGTGAACTGCCTGGTAGGGCTGGGCTGGGAGATGCCACAGGCAGGTGAGGAAACGTGGGCTGGGGTGAGATCCGCAGGGTGCAGGTGTGACCCAAGATGGAGCCAGGCCTGCCCCGAAGGGGAGCTTTGGAGGAAACTCCACCAGAGGACCACAGCTTTTCAGAATGGGgaagggccaggcactgtgccaggtgaGTTCATTcatcaacagatatttactgagtacctaccaCATGCCAGACAATGTTCCAGGTGCCAGGGATTCAGGAGAGAACAGAAACAGTGGCCCTGTTCTCCCAGAGCATATTCCCTACTCAAGTGTAGCCAGATGATAAAgacacttgttttctttcttttttttttttttgagatgaagtcttgctctcttgctcaggctggagtgcagtggcacgatctcggctcactgcaacttctgcctcccaggttcaagcgattctcctgcctcagcctcccaagtagctgggattacaggcgtgtgctaccatgcctggctaatttttgtatttttagtagagacggggtttcaccatgtcggccaggctggtcttgaactcctgaccacaggtgatctgcccacctcggcctcccaaagtgttggattacaggtgtgagccaccgcacctgccgacacttgttttctctttcaatCATTACAGTGGCctgcatggtttttgttttgttttgttttgtttttgtttttgagacagtctcactatgtcacccagctggagtgcagtggtgcaattttggctcactgcagcctcacctcctggggtcaaacaATTCCCCCatcttagcctccccagtagctggaactacagacatgtgccaccatgtccagctaatttttctattttatagagacggggtttcaccatgttgcccaggctggtcttgaactcctgaacgcaagcaatccacccgcctcggcctcccaaagtgctgggattacaggcatgagccaccgtacacAGCTGGCCTGAATGGTTTAAAAATAGTCTTTATGCTCAAGCAGATCAGATCTCAGTTTGAATCCCAGCCACACCTCTAATTTGCTCTATGGCTTTGTGCAAGTTATTTAACCACTCTGAGCCTCGATggacccatctgtgaaatggggataaccTGTACCTTGGCGAGCaggggttgtgaggattaaaggagatacTACTGAGCTCACAGCCCAATGTCTGGTACGAAGTGAGTATCCAATGAATGGTAGCTATCCATTAACACCAGGGAGGACACCAACTGAAGCTCAGCAAAATAAAAGCACagtccaaggtcacccagctagtaaggAACATGACCTAGAAGTggcccaggtctgtctgactccagagtgcAGTTGTTCAGAGGTCTCTGGAGTTGGAAGCCACGTTCCACTGCATATTAGCTGTTGGACCCTAGGCgagtcacttcacttctctgaggcTCCATCTCCTAATCtctgaaatggagataataatagtatccaCCTCATAGGGTTGTGACAATTAAGTTACTATATAGGATCTGTGtagcacagagcttggcacaTGGTAAGAGCTCAATCAGTTACCTGCTTGACAATGCTGACGCCGATGATGACGATGATACCCATCCTAGACTGATGAGCTCTGTGAGCGggggtgcctggcacagagtagacaCTCCGTACAGCTCTGTGGAATGAATGAGGCACATCCCAGAACTCACCAATTCATAAAAATCAGATGCAGATGGGATCTTAAAGATCACCTATCCTAAGTCCCTTGTTTCACAGATGAAAAGacccaggcccagagaggtgcTTGGAGCTgcgcaaggtcacacagccaagcaGCTCATTTGATTAGTGTCAGAGCCAAGAGCTGGGAGTTTGGAGGGAGGCAAGGTTAAGAACAGGATGCTGTCAGGGAAGCGGGCAGGGATGCTGTGTTAAGATTCCAAATGGATGCAGAGAGCTGTGAACCGGCCAGTGGGGAGGCAAGGGAAATGTGGTTTTTGAAATGGAAGAGGATGACTTTAGCAGAGGCTCTCAGCCCAGAGGGAGGGGAGATAGGGAGGGGAGATAGGGAGGGGCGGGGGGAGGGCTAGGGCTGTGAAAGTCAAGAGCTTATTAATGCATAGAGAACGGTTTTAACAGTGGAGAGAGGAAGGACTGGATTTGAAAGCTACATTCAAGGAAGTGGCAACGGGATTTGGCAACAGCTTGGATGGGGGGAGGAGGCAATGGACCCCAaggcagaggctcagagaagggaggGGCAGGACTTTTTGCAGAGAaacaaaaggagaggagaggaggttaGAATCAAGAAATTCTGTGGGCCAAAACCTGGGGCTGTGGGTCAAAGGCACCTGAATTCCCTAGGATCTCTGGAGCTTTGGTCTACTCTTCTGACCTCCCGAGGTCCCCCAAAATGTGGATTACCCCTGCTcactctcccccaacccccggcCCCTTATCGATCCTCTGACCATACATCTCTGGGTGTGTCCTACTCTTGCTGACACTTCATAAAAAGAGGAACCCCATTTAGGTGTTTTGAGTGGCAGGGATTCCAAGCCTACCCCCTGGATGGGCCTGGAAGAGAACAAGAGTACCAGGCCATGGTGAGTCAGGCTGAGGCCAGGGAGGTGCAAGGAGCCAGCTGGAGGCCTGAGCCAGGATTTGGGGTGGTGGCAGCAGGGGGCGGAGAATGGTGGTGTCAGAGGCAGCCGAGAAGGTTGAGGGGGACGGATCTCAATGTGGCCAAGAGGAGGGCTCTTGGCACGCTCAGTTCCTGTAGCGAAGAGGGCGGAAGCCAGATGGGAGGGGGCGAGAACAGGCAGGAGCACaggaaggtggaggctgtgggTGTGGGCTGGGAGTCAATGCCCTCCCCCAACCTGAGGCCTCCGACCAGGCTCCTGGGTGGCAGGCATGGGGAGGGAAGCGTctccccaggcagtgagggaggGAGAGCCACAGTCAGGGAACAGGCCCCCTGGGTGAACTGGCCTGAGCAGAGTGGATGCTCCTGTTCTGAGACCCAGACCTCCTGGAACCTGCTGACCACAGTGATGCCCTGCACAAGAGGGGAGGACCTCAAGGCAGTGAGGTCAGGGAGCTGAAGTCCTGCTTCCCTCTCTGGCAAGCCCTTATCTCTTTGAGCCCCAGTGCTCTCCTCTAAAAAAGTGAGCTGGGCTGATGGGTGCCAAGGCATTAGCTCCCAAGTCAGCTGATCATCAGAATCCCCTGGTGAGCTGGTTATAATGCAGAGTCCAGGAATCCCCACTGGCCGTGGGCCACACACACCCGCCGCCCCCCGCTGTTAATTCTGAACCATAGTTCCAAGGTCCTTTCTGCACTAATGTGGCCTGATTAGGTGACTCCCTAGCACCAGGCAGGTGGGACAGCGCCTCTAAGGGGAGTAGTAATGCAATGtggcttccttcctctcctcccctgccGCCTCTGGGGGTGGAGCTGATGCCCCTCACCCCAATACCCAGCCTAGTAGCAGTACTTTGGTTCCCCCAGGGAGCTCCTCTTTTAAAGAAAAGGGACAGGACCCAATTGTTACTGAGCCCCTATTGTCATAATAGCCACCATTTATTGATGGTTGACTATGCACCTGCCAGATACTGTACCCTTAACAGCATTTATCATCCAACCCTCCTTTAGCCTGCTGACGGGGTTATACATAATAAGGAATATTGTACATACTGAGGAACCTGAGACTCCATGAGGTTAAAACTTGCCTAAAATAACACAGCTAGGGAAAAGGCAAGCTGGATTTTGAACCAGGGCTCTAAGTGCTGAGCCTGTGGGCTTCATCATTGGACCAAATCCCTGTGTGCTGGGCACGTGTCCAGCACTTCCCTCATATGATCTTTATGTGAACCATCCTCTGGAATCCTCAGAACAAACCCAGGAAGTAGGTAtactcatccccattttacagatgaggaaacaggcacagagagatgACTGGCTTGGCCAAGTTAAGAATAACGgctaacaaacaaaaacaaaaattaaaaaaaaaaaagaataatggctAACTCATGGAACTCATAGAACTCCACAAGGAAAGGTGTTGTAAGCACCTTCATACATGCTGCTTCATTTAATCTCtacattatacagatgaggaaactgagtcacagatatcctgagtgacttgcccaaggtggcATCAGTTAATGACAGATCCaagatttgaaatcagaaagGCTGGCTCCCCAGTCTCCATACTTCACCAAACCAGAAGTTCTGAAACTCAAACTGTGGTCCTGCCAATGGCCACACTGGCTTCCCTGGGGAACCTGTAGACATGGGGATTCCTAGGCTCCACCCCAAACCTCCTGAATTAGAAACTctgccccccgccccaccccgctcAGAGATCCGCAGGGGATCCTAATACACCCGAAAGTTTAGGAACCACTGACCTCACCAATACCACTTTTTCCACAGCAAATAGGTTAGAGGAGGCAGAATCCAAATCCAGGATGCTATGAATCAAAAGGTCAACCCTTTCTCTTCTGCCACGGTgcacccccttccctcccccggCCAAGGCCCCAGCGGGGTCTGCACCCTGCCTCAGGCCCATTCTCTTCTTCTGtgccccactccaccccacccaGGATGACCTGTTCGCGGACCTGGCCAACCTGAGCCACCTCTTCCTCCACGGGAACCGCCTGCGGCTGCTCACAGAGCACGTGTTTCGCGGCCTGGGCAGTCTGGACCGGCTGCTGCTGCACGGGAACCGGCTGCAGGGCGTGCACCGCGCGGCCTTCCGCGGCCTCAGCCGCCTCACCATCCTCTACCTGTTCAACAACAGCCTGGCCTCGCTGCCCGGCGAGGCGCTCGCCGACCTGCCCTCGCTCGAGTTCCTGCGGCTCAACGCTAACCCCTGGGCGTGCGACTGCCGCGCGCGGCCGCTCTGGGCCTGGTTCCAGCGCGCGCGCGTGTCCAGCTCCGACGTGACCTGCGCCACCCCCCCGGAGCGCCAGGGCCGAGACC
This genomic window from Pan troglodytes isolate AG18354 chromosome 9, NHGRI_mPanTro3-v2.0_pri, whole genome shotgun sequence contains:
- the RTN4RL2 gene encoding reticulon-4 receptor-like 2, whose protein sequence is MLPGLRRLLQAPASACLLLMLLALPLAAPSCPMLCTCYSSPPTVSCQANNFSSVPLSLPPSTQRLFLQNNLIRTLRPGTFGSNLLTLWLFSNNLSTIYPGTFRHLQALEELDLGDNRHLRSLEPDTFQGLERLQSLHLYRCQLSSLPGNIFRGLVSLQYLYLQENSLLHLQDDLFADLANLSHLFLHGNRLRLLTEHVFRGLGSLDRLLLHGNRLQGVHRAAFRGLSRLTILYLFNNSLASLPGEALADLPSLEFLRLNANPWACDCRARPLWAWFQRARVSSSDVTCATPPERQGRDLRALREADFQACPPAAPTRPGSRARGNSSSNHLYGVAEAGAPPADPSTLYRDLPAEDSRGRQGGDAPTEDDYWGGYGGEDQRGEQTCPGAACQAPPDSRGPALSAGLPSPLLCLLLLVPHHL